A single Maridesulfovibrio frigidus DSM 17176 DNA region contains:
- the mdlC gene encoding benzoylformate decarboxylase: protein MKTVREVTFDLLRRLDLTTIVGNPGSTEETFLKNFPEDFNYILALQECSVVGIADGLSQGLKKPVIVNVHTGAGMGNAMGCILSAFVNKTPLIITAGQQTRDMLLSEPFLTNVEAANFPKPWVKWSHEPARAQDVPGAFMRAYATAIQQPAGPVFLSLPLDDWDQEMEDIDVYRTTSTRTAPDPTRITEFAARINQSKNPVLVYGGDIARSNGWDEGITLAEMVNAPVWNGPFSERISFPENHPLFKGALPAAIGPLSKALHGHDLVVVIGAPVFRYYPWVAGDYLPSGATLLQITDSPYEAAKAVVGDSLVSDSKLAIIELSKLITPRNTQPHAAPESTSKSIILEDIKYPLTAEQLFAVLSEHVPEDYILVQESPSNIPELSRSRLGTICKPDSYYTMGSGGLGWDMPAAVGLAFAEKWSGRNRPVIVIMGDGSFQYSPQAIWTAVQHGLHITIVVPKNEEYGILKSFALLEETPNVPGLDLPGIDIVSLAKGYGAKAHYAEKTEDIHDLFKKALDSKGVTVIEVPIDKHIHALLDD from the coding sequence ATGAAGACCGTTCGTGAAGTTACTTTTGATTTGCTTAGGCGTTTAGACTTGACCACCATTGTCGGCAATCCCGGTTCAACTGAAGAAACATTCTTAAAAAATTTCCCCGAGGACTTTAACTATATTTTAGCTCTTCAAGAGTGCAGCGTTGTCGGCATTGCAGATGGATTATCGCAAGGGTTGAAAAAGCCTGTGATTGTTAACGTGCACACTGGCGCCGGAATGGGAAATGCCATGGGCTGCATCCTATCTGCATTCGTAAACAAAACCCCGCTCATAATCACTGCGGGACAACAGACACGGGACATGCTGCTCAGTGAGCCGTTTTTAACTAATGTAGAGGCCGCCAATTTTCCAAAGCCATGGGTAAAATGGAGCCATGAACCTGCACGCGCTCAAGATGTGCCGGGTGCATTTATGCGCGCATATGCCACAGCCATTCAGCAACCGGCCGGCCCTGTCTTTCTATCTCTGCCTCTCGATGACTGGGATCAAGAAATGGAAGACATTGATGTTTACCGCACAACATCGACAAGAACAGCACCTGACCCTACGCGAATCACTGAATTTGCGGCGCGCATAAATCAAAGCAAAAATCCTGTTCTCGTTTATGGCGGAGACATTGCCCGCAGCAATGGATGGGACGAAGGTATCACTTTAGCCGAAATGGTTAATGCTCCTGTGTGGAATGGCCCTTTTTCAGAAAGAATATCATTTCCAGAGAACCACCCGCTATTTAAAGGCGCACTGCCCGCAGCAATAGGCCCGTTAAGTAAGGCTTTGCACGGGCATGATCTTGTAGTTGTTATCGGAGCACCCGTATTCAGGTATTACCCGTGGGTTGCAGGAGATTATCTGCCATCCGGTGCTACGCTCTTGCAGATAACAGATAGTCCGTACGAAGCGGCCAAAGCCGTCGTAGGAGACAGTCTTGTCAGCGACAGTAAGCTCGCTATAATTGAGCTATCCAAGCTCATAACACCGCGAAATACACAGCCTCACGCAGCGCCAGAATCAACATCTAAGTCGATAATTTTAGAAGATATAAAATACCCGCTTACGGCTGAACAACTTTTCGCAGTGCTCTCCGAACATGTACCCGAAGATTATATTCTCGTACAAGAATCTCCATCCAATATTCCAGAGCTAAGCAGGAGCAGACTAGGCACCATATGTAAACCGGACAGCTATTACACGATGGGTTCAGGGGGACTAGGCTGGGACATGCCCGCAGCGGTAGGATTGGCTTTTGCTGAAAAATGGTCAGGTAGAAACAGACCCGTCATTGTCATCATGGGGGACGGATCTTTTCAGTATTCCCCGCAGGCAATCTGGACAGCGGTACAACATGGATTGCATATCACAATCGTTGTACCCAAAAATGAAGAATATGGTATTCTAAAATCATTTGCTCTTTTAGAAGAGACACCGAATGTGCCGGGGTTAGATCTACCCGGTATAGATATAGTTTCACTCGCCAAAGGCTATGGAGCAAAAGCTCATTACGCAGAGAAAACTGAAGACATTCATGATTTATTTAAAAAGGCTTTAGACAGTAAAGGCGTGACCGTAATTGAGGTTCCCATCGATAAACATATCCACGCACTGCTGGACGACTAA
- a CDS encoding NUDIX domain-containing protein has translation MLESKPCPHCGEDVVGYRNPVPTVDIIIYDPCKGVVLIERKNPPLGWALPGGFVDYGETLEHAAVREAKEETSLDVELTGLVGVYSLPTRDVRQHTISITYSAVARCTDGLKAGDDAGEAQFYQLDKLPELVFDHRDILNDFSTRVLKLQAAASVSNSVEQP, from the coding sequence ATGCTTGAATCAAAGCCATGTCCTCATTGCGGAGAAGATGTTGTTGGTTACCGTAATCCGGTTCCTACTGTTGATATCATTATATATGATCCCTGTAAGGGAGTGGTTTTGATTGAACGGAAGAACCCTCCACTGGGATGGGCGTTACCTGGAGGATTTGTTGATTACGGCGAAACTCTTGAGCATGCTGCTGTTCGTGAAGCCAAAGAGGAAACCAGTCTTGACGTTGAGCTTACCGGACTTGTCGGGGTTTACTCATTGCCGACTCGTGATGTGAGACAGCATACCATAAGTATTACTTATAGTGCTGTGGCCCGTTGCACAGATGGTTTAAAAGCCGGTGATGATGCTGGGGAAGCTCAGTTTTATCAGTTAGATAAATTACCTGAATTAGTTTTCGATCATAGAGATATTTTGAATGATTTTTCAACACGAGTTCTAAAGTTGCAAGCTGCGGCTTCCGTTAGCAATTCTGTTGAGCAGCCATAA
- the glgA gene encoding glycogen synthase GlgA codes for MHDVLYVTSEMYPFSKTGGLGDVMGALPPSVHEKGPKTAVITPFYGRMNLDGHKLRLVYSDLPVGYPWPSTTAEIYQTDYNGMSVYFVARGEYFDRRHYYNTHNGDYFDNCERFIFFCKAVLKWARLLPSPPSIIHSHDWQSALVPPYLHFERLSDPFWKNTKSVATIHNLAFQGRFSERLFHESGLPAEAWSMHGAEFYGDFNMLKASIAYSDAVTAVSPTYAEEILGVEFGCGLEDFLTSHSGKIEGILNGADYNVWDPCEDKFLPCCYSADDIAGKQICKQSMLRDFNMSDTLKDKPVFGFIGRLRNQKGVDLLIEIIPELLKKDVGLIVLGEGNLAYEAQLLELMEESAGRMSVQVGYTEDLAHTIQAGSDIFLMPSRYEPCGLTQIYALRFGTPPVATAVGGLCDTITPYPAEDATGFTFAEPDADLFLAAIDQAIEAWNDRKEWKKMIVRAMRKKFTWDRSADEYIKLYRKLGARI; via the coding sequence GTGCATGACGTTCTATACGTAACTTCGGAAATGTATCCTTTTTCCAAAACAGGTGGACTCGGCGATGTTATGGGGGCACTACCTCCAAGTGTTCACGAAAAAGGTCCTAAAACGGCCGTTATTACACCGTTTTATGGACGCATGAATTTAGACGGTCATAAATTGAGGCTCGTTTATTCTGATTTGCCCGTGGGATATCCATGGCCTTCGACTACTGCAGAGATTTATCAGACGGATTACAATGGGATGTCTGTTTATTTTGTAGCTCGAGGTGAATACTTTGATCGGCGCCATTATTACAATACGCATAATGGTGACTATTTCGATAATTGCGAAAGATTTATATTCTTTTGCAAAGCTGTTTTAAAATGGGCGAGACTTCTGCCCAGCCCTCCCTCTATTATTCATTCTCATGACTGGCAATCTGCGCTAGTTCCTCCTTATTTACACTTTGAACGTTTGAGCGATCCTTTTTGGAAGAATACTAAGTCCGTTGCGACTATTCATAATTTGGCATTTCAAGGCCGTTTTTCCGAAAGGCTATTTCATGAATCCGGCCTTCCCGCTGAAGCTTGGTCAATGCACGGGGCCGAGTTTTACGGTGACTTTAATATGTTGAAAGCAAGTATTGCTTATAGTGATGCCGTAACTGCCGTCAGCCCCACCTATGCCGAAGAAATTCTTGGAGTTGAATTCGGATGTGGGCTAGAAGATTTTTTAACAAGTCACAGCGGTAAAATTGAAGGCATTTTGAATGGTGCGGACTACAATGTCTGGGATCCGTGTGAAGATAAATTTTTGCCGTGCTGTTATTCCGCCGATGATATTGCCGGAAAGCAGATCTGTAAGCAGAGCATGCTGCGCGATTTTAATATGTCTGACACCTTAAAAGATAAACCCGTCTTCGGTTTTATAGGCCGTTTGCGGAATCAGAAAGGTGTGGATCTGCTTATTGAAATCATTCCAGAGTTGCTGAAAAAAGATGTTGGACTGATTGTGCTTGGTGAGGGTAATCTTGCATATGAAGCACAGCTCCTCGAACTTATGGAAGAGTCTGCTGGACGAATGAGTGTGCAGGTTGGATATACCGAAGATTTAGCTCATACCATTCAGGCTGGATCGGACATATTTCTGATGCCGTCTCGCTATGAACCCTGTGGTCTAACTCAGATTTACGCTCTTAGATTTGGTACGCCACCTGTCGCAACAGCTGTGGGAGGGTTGTGTGATACTATCACTCCTTACCCTGCCGAGGATGCAACAGGATTTACCTTTGCTGAGCCTGATGCGGATCTCTTTTTAGCTGCGATAGATCAGGCTATTGAAGCGTGGAATGACAGAAAAGAGTGGAAGAAAATGATTGTCCGGGCCATGCGTAAAAAATTTACATGGGACCGTTCGGCTGATGAGTATATCAAACTGTACCGTAAACTCGGCGCGAGAATTTAG
- the glgB gene encoding 1,4-alpha-glucan branching protein GlgB: MPETLPVYIAPFDLFLFGKGQHWDLYRILGAHFDVQDGKEGYRFAVWAPNAQNIYVAGDFNEWNSRTNPLLPVGVSGIWAGFVPDVTPGQMYKYQVVQSDGREVTKTDPFAFRSEMRPGHAAVTWGLDNYEWADESWMSKRREDGIPLEKPISCYEVHLGSWRREGWDYRTYRQLTEELIPYVKDMGFTHIELMPIAEHPLDESWGYQTSHYFSPTSRHGSPDDLKYFIDKCHEEGIGVILDWVPGHFPKDEWGLGRFDGTALYEHADPRKGEHPDWGTYIFNFGRHEVCNFLLTNALYWLKEFHIDGIRIDAVASMLYLDYSREEGEWVPNEHGGNENLDAIELFKQLNTVVHDQFPGAMMIAEESTSWPGVSRPVYTGGLGFTFKWNMGWMNDSLDYFSKSPIHRAYHHNSLTFSMIYAFSENFVLPISHDEVVHGKGALLSKMPGDTWQQMANLRLLFSYQWAHPGKKLLFMGCEFGQWNEWDCRKELDWLLLGFPAHQGIRNTVADLNRTMKENPAMYKQDNDWAGFEWVDFSDFRSSTISFLRKSEDEKPILWVFNFTPVIRTGYCLGCPQGGKWKEIFNSDAEIYGGSNVGNVGAVNARKAGDIGAFPYYLELTLPPLGAVALRPE, encoded by the coding sequence ATGCCAGAAACTTTACCCGTTTATATCGCTCCTTTTGACTTATTTCTGTTCGGTAAAGGACAGCACTGGGACCTTTACCGGATTCTTGGAGCGCACTTTGATGTGCAGGATGGAAAAGAAGGGTACCGTTTTGCTGTGTGGGCGCCGAATGCACAGAATATTTACGTTGCAGGTGATTTTAATGAGTGGAATAGCCGCACCAATCCTTTACTGCCTGTCGGAGTTTCCGGCATATGGGCGGGGTTTGTGCCGGATGTTACCCCTGGTCAGATGTATAAGTATCAGGTCGTTCAAAGTGATGGGCGCGAGGTAACCAAGACAGATCCTTTTGCATTTCGCTCTGAAATGCGTCCGGGGCACGCAGCAGTCACTTGGGGGCTGGATAATTACGAATGGGCTGATGAATCGTGGATGTCAAAGCGCAGAGAAGACGGGATTCCGCTCGAGAAACCAATTTCTTGTTACGAAGTTCATCTTGGATCATGGCGTAGAGAAGGGTGGGATTACCGTACTTACCGTCAGTTAACTGAAGAACTGATTCCATACGTTAAAGACATGGGATTCACGCATATAGAGCTGATGCCCATTGCTGAGCATCCTCTTGATGAATCATGGGGATATCAGACCAGCCATTATTTTTCGCCGACCTCACGGCATGGATCTCCTGACGATCTCAAGTACTTTATTGATAAATGCCATGAAGAAGGCATCGGCGTTATTCTTGATTGGGTTCCGGGGCATTTTCCTAAAGATGAATGGGGGCTTGGGCGTTTTGATGGCACGGCTCTCTATGAACACGCGGATCCGCGCAAAGGTGAGCATCCCGATTGGGGCACATATATTTTTAATTTCGGACGGCACGAAGTGTGTAACTTTCTGCTGACCAACGCTCTTTACTGGTTAAAAGAATTTCATATTGACGGCATTCGTATTGATGCTGTTGCCTCCATGCTTTATCTCGATTATTCGCGAGAAGAGGGCGAGTGGGTGCCTAATGAACATGGTGGTAATGAGAATCTCGATGCCATCGAACTTTTCAAACAGCTTAATACTGTAGTTCATGATCAGTTCCCCGGTGCCATGATGATTGCCGAAGAATCCACCTCATGGCCCGGTGTTTCGCGCCCTGTATACACAGGTGGGCTCGGGTTCACCTTCAAGTGGAATATGGGCTGGATGAATGACTCGCTTGACTATTTTAGCAAAAGTCCGATTCATCGCGCTTATCATCACAACAGCCTTACTTTCTCGATGATATACGCATTTAGTGAGAATTTTGTTTTGCCCATTTCGCACGATGAAGTGGTGCACGGTAAAGGTGCCTTGTTATCTAAAATGCCCGGCGATACGTGGCAGCAGATGGCTAACCTGCGTTTACTTTTCAGTTACCAGTGGGCGCATCCCGGTAAAAAATTGCTCTTCATGGGGTGTGAGTTCGGTCAGTGGAATGAGTGGGATTGCCGTAAAGAATTAGACTGGCTTTTACTCGGATTTCCCGCGCATCAAGGAATACGTAATACCGTTGCAGACTTAAACCGGACCATGAAAGAAAATCCTGCCATGTACAAACAGGATAACGATTGGGCGGGATTTGAATGGGTAGATTTCAGCGATTTCAGGTCGTCTACCATAAGCTTTTTGCGCAAAAGTGAAGATGAAAAGCCTATACTTTGGGTTTTCAACTTTACGCCCGTTATACGCACAGGATATTGCTTAGGCTGTCCACAGGGCGGCAAATGGAAAGAGATTTTCAATTCCGATGCAGAAATATACGGCGGTTCCAATGTCGGCAACGTCGGCGCAGTTAACGCACGCAAAGCTGGAGATATCGGAGCCTTTCCATATTACCTCGAACTTACATTGCCGCCCCTTGGCGCTGTCGCTTTGCGACCTGAGTAG
- the pdxA gene encoding 4-hydroxythreonine-4-phosphate dehydrogenase PdxA, which yields MKKNICITLGDPNGLGPELVCRLLAGRKPERAFLMIGPANSLEYHLEKLGFDSFYEEIGDPYEIVGAKAGYYLYCPDKIKDYKLEVGVAVPEGGRGAGEALETATQLLEANIVSGLVTCPLNKAMLQLAGFDFPGHTEFLAERSGVGRENVCMHLGGPKLKVSLVTTHPKFIDIPDLITKERILRCLDLTDKLVKSLGLDKPIAVCGLNPHAGESGRIGSEEIDIIEPAIKEANAKGLNVEGPFPGDTIFHFAAQGSYSAVLAMYHDQGLAPLKLLHFSEAVNITLGLPFPRTSPDHGTGYDITGTGKASLESFKAALETAETMVDA from the coding sequence ATGAAAAAAAATATATGTATAACTCTTGGTGATCCGAATGGCTTAGGACCTGAACTTGTTTGTAGATTACTTGCTGGGCGTAAACCTGAGAGAGCTTTTTTAATGATTGGGCCTGCCAATAGTTTAGAGTACCATCTCGAGAAGCTTGGTTTTGATTCTTTTTATGAGGAAATCGGTGACCCTTATGAAATTGTCGGGGCTAAGGCTGGATACTATTTGTATTGCCCTGATAAAATTAAAGATTATAAATTGGAAGTAGGCGTTGCGGTCCCTGAAGGTGGGCGTGGTGCCGGCGAAGCTTTAGAAACTGCAACACAGTTGCTCGAAGCCAATATTGTTTCTGGCCTTGTGACCTGCCCATTAAATAAAGCCATGTTGCAATTGGCTGGGTTTGATTTTCCGGGACATACTGAATTTTTGGCAGAAAGATCTGGCGTAGGGCGTGAGAATGTGTGCATGCACCTTGGTGGCCCTAAGCTAAAAGTAAGCCTAGTTACCACTCATCCTAAATTTATAGATATTCCGGATTTGATCACAAAGGAAAGAATCCTGCGTTGTCTTGATTTGACTGATAAGCTTGTTAAATCGCTAGGTTTGGATAAGCCCATAGCGGTATGCGGCCTGAATCCTCACGCAGGTGAGTCGGGTAGAATAGGCAGTGAAGAAATTGATATTATTGAGCCGGCGATTAAAGAAGCGAACGCTAAAGGGCTAAACGTAGAAGGCCCTTTCCCGGGCGATACGATTTTTCATTTTGCCGCGCAGGGTTCGTATAGCGCAGTACTAGCCATGTATCACGATCAGGGCTTGGCGCCGCTAAAACTTCTACATTTCAGTGAAGCCGTAAATATTACGCTGGGTCTGCCATTCCCAAGAACCTCACCCGATCACGGCACTGGTTACGACATTACAGGGACAGGTAAAGCATCCTTAGAAAGCTTCAAAGCCGCCCTAGAAACAGCAGAAACAATGGTTGACGCATAA
- a CDS encoding D-glycero-alpha-D-manno-heptose-1,7-bisphosphate 7-phosphatase, producing the protein MEKYILLDRDGTIIIDKHYLSDPERVEILPNAEKGLEIMSKAGFGLIVVTNQSGIGRGYYSVADMNSVNARMEDLLSKSGVKFDAIYHCPHAPDQACNCRKPATEMFDNAIAEFSLDPTQCYVIGDKLCDIELGLAKGASSILVRTGKGLTEEPKCTGKAAYIADDLIDAANFILSAS; encoded by the coding sequence ATGGAAAAATACATCCTTCTGGACCGCGACGGAACAATCATCATAGACAAGCACTACCTCAGTGATCCCGAGAGAGTTGAAATTCTACCAAACGCAGAAAAAGGGCTAGAAATAATGAGTAAAGCCGGGTTTGGTCTTATTGTCGTGACCAACCAATCAGGCATAGGAAGAGGATATTATTCTGTGGCTGACATGAATAGTGTGAATGCCAGAATGGAAGATCTACTCTCAAAAAGCGGCGTCAAGTTTGATGCAATCTATCACTGCCCGCACGCCCCAGATCAAGCGTGCAATTGCCGCAAGCCCGCGACTGAAATGTTTGACAATGCCATAGCAGAATTTAGTTTAGATCCCACACAATGCTACGTAATAGGCGACAAGCTATGTGACATAGAACTAGGCCTCGCCAAAGGAGCCAGCTCAATCCTCGTCCGCACAGGTAAAGGACTTACCGAAGAACCCAAGTGTACCGGCAAAGCCGCATACATCGCCGACGACTTGATCGATGCCGCAAACTTTATATTGAGTGCTAGTTAG
- a CDS encoding tetratricopeptide repeat protein gives MSGELTNARKKLAGVSSLLKQQKAMPAVQAVYDAVVAMLRGSLMKAEREEFQELLDSAVHILNSDKKLREDYPLIINYTHGEEKVLMSVLRELLKELQEKVSNNAQGLLKAMGARKQTLLTQGQELIEKGDIPEANILFNQLISEFKDDTELRAEVADKFIKAGLYEDALGYLEEALANDPNAIFLYNRIGIVLRKMKDFATAEKYYLKALKLNDKDEYLYFNCGRLYYDWKQWDKMADAATKAIKINPSFSEAEKMLKFANKKIGM, from the coding sequence ATGTCAGGTGAACTTACAAACGCCCGGAAAAAGTTAGCTGGAGTATCAAGCCTTTTAAAACAGCAAAAGGCTATGCCTGCTGTTCAGGCTGTGTATGATGCAGTTGTTGCGATGCTTCGCGGCTCTTTGATGAAAGCAGAAAGAGAAGAGTTTCAAGAATTACTTGATAGCGCAGTGCACATCCTTAATAGCGATAAAAAACTGCGTGAAGACTACCCGCTGATCATCAACTATACACATGGTGAAGAAAAGGTCCTCATGTCAGTCCTGCGCGAGCTCTTAAAAGAGTTGCAGGAAAAAGTCAGCAATAACGCTCAAGGCCTTCTGAAAGCAATGGGTGCCAGAAAGCAAACACTGCTGACACAAGGGCAAGAGCTTATAGAAAAGGGTGACATTCCTGAAGCTAACATTCTTTTCAACCAGCTTATCAGCGAATTTAAGGATGACACGGAACTACGAGCCGAAGTTGCGGATAAATTCATCAAGGCAGGACTCTATGAAGATGCTCTTGGCTACCTTGAAGAAGCACTAGCTAATGATCCTAATGCGATATTCTTGTATAATCGTATCGGTATTGTTCTGCGTAAAATGAAAGATTTTGCAACCGCAGAAAAGTACTATCTCAAGGCCCTGAAGTTAAATGATAAAGATGAATATCTCTACTTTAACTGCGGTCGTTTATACTATGATTGGAAGCAGTGGGATAAAATGGCAGACGCAGCGACAAAAGCAATTAAAATTAATCCAAGCTTTTCTGAAGCTGAAAAAATGCTCAAATTTGCCAATAAAAAAATTGGCATGTAG
- the carA gene encoding glutamine-hydrolyzing carbamoyl-phosphate synthase small subunit — MKAILALEDGTWFEGTSFTGPGESGGEAIFNTGMTGYQEVLTDPSYTGQMVCMTYPLIGNYGITKEDNESSKVHVAGFIVKECCKKPSNWRSVISLPDYLKEAGIIGIEGIDTRALTRHLRINGAMRGIISTEETDPVKLVEKAKNLPLMEGQNLADKVSSDSCYEWKDNKPVPVDVSAGYKWNDNTPKLVLIDYGVKWNIIRLLADQGFQILCVPSSYSEKQIRDLGPDAVFLSNGPGDPAVLDHAVKTARALCQDLPTAGICLGHQLLGLALGGKTFKLKFGHHGCNQPVLDLESNKIEISSQNHGFCVDISECSDLMMTHKNLNDETLEGFAHKSKPIIAIQFHPEAAPGPRDSEYFFSRFRNLVKDALGK; from the coding sequence ATGAAAGCCATCTTGGCACTTGAAGACGGAACTTGGTTTGAAGGCACATCCTTCACCGGCCCCGGTGAATCTGGCGGAGAAGCCATCTTCAACACCGGCATGACCGGATATCAGGAAGTCCTCACCGACCCCTCCTACACCGGACAGATGGTCTGCATGACCTATCCGCTTATCGGTAACTACGGCATAACTAAAGAAGACAACGAGTCTTCAAAGGTTCATGTTGCCGGATTTATAGTCAAAGAATGTTGCAAAAAGCCATCAAACTGGCGTTCTGTTATATCTCTTCCTGATTACCTTAAGGAAGCAGGAATTATAGGGATTGAAGGAATTGATACACGCGCACTGACTCGCCATCTGCGCATTAACGGAGCCATGCGTGGAATCATTTCCACTGAAGAAACCGACCCTGTAAAGCTGGTTGAAAAGGCCAAAAATCTTCCTTTAATGGAAGGCCAGAACCTTGCAGACAAGGTATCTTCAGACTCCTGTTATGAATGGAAAGACAACAAGCCCGTCCCTGTCGATGTTTCTGCAGGCTATAAGTGGAACGATAACACACCTAAGCTTGTACTCATCGACTACGGTGTTAAATGGAATATTATACGCCTTTTAGCTGATCAGGGTTTTCAAATCCTATGTGTCCCTTCAAGCTACAGTGAAAAGCAGATTCGCGACCTAGGTCCCGACGCTGTATTTCTTTCCAACGGCCCCGGCGATCCAGCAGTCCTTGATCATGCAGTTAAAACTGCACGTGCTCTTTGTCAGGACCTTCCGACAGCAGGAATCTGTCTCGGACACCAGCTCCTCGGGCTCGCGCTTGGCGGTAAAACTTTCAAGCTTAAATTTGGGCATCACGGTTGTAACCAGCCTGTACTAGACTTGGAATCAAATAAAATCGAAATTTCTTCACAGAATCATGGTTTTTGCGTTGACATTTCTGAGTGTTCCGATCTTATGATGACACATAAAAATCTTAACGATGAAACGTTGGAAGGATTTGCTCATAAATCCAAACCAATTATCGCAATACAATTTCATCCGGAAGCAGCTCCCGGTCCACGTGATAGTGAATACTTCTTCTCCAGATTCCGTAATCTGGTAAAAGATGCTCTCGGTAAATAG
- the kdsB gene encoding 3-deoxy-manno-octulosonate cytidylyltransferase, with protein MSLVSGCYGIIPARYESSRFPGKPLADICGKPMFWHVWSRASKCPEMKKVVLATDSTLIMDAAEKLGVPAVMTADTHTSGTDRVLEAASKLNLPKDSIVVNIQGDEPCLAPEMLSDLVSPFADDSVRVTTLASPISAEEALSPDRVKVALAKDSRALYFSRSPIPFSHDGKGEYLLHIGLYGFRMEALETFASLPASPLEQREKLEQLRLLDNGISIHVTVTGHSCHGVDRPDDLDTAIKILKREQI; from the coding sequence ATGAGTTTAGTTTCAGGATGTTACGGAATTATTCCGGCACGCTACGAATCCAGCCGTTTTCCCGGCAAGCCTTTGGCTGATATTTGCGGAAAGCCTATGTTCTGGCATGTCTGGTCCAGAGCCAGTAAGTGTCCTGAAATGAAAAAGGTTGTCCTTGCAACTGACAGCACTTTGATCATGGACGCAGCCGAAAAGCTGGGAGTTCCCGCAGTCATGACAGCGGACACCCATACCAGCGGCACGGATAGAGTTCTTGAAGCGGCAAGTAAGTTAAACCTGCCAAAAGATTCCATTGTTGTTAATATTCAGGGTGATGAGCCTTGCCTCGCACCGGAAATGCTGTCTGATTTGGTAAGTCCTTTTGCGGATGACAGCGTAAGAGTTACAACTCTTGCCTCGCCGATCAGCGCAGAGGAAGCCCTTTCCCCCGACAGGGTGAAAGTCGCACTTGCCAAAGACAGCAGAGCACTATATTTTTCGCGTTCTCCCATACCTTTTTCTCATGATGGTAAGGGAGAATATTTATTGCATATCGGCCTATACGGCTTCCGCATGGAAGCCCTTGAAACATTCGCCAGCCTGCCTGCTTCCCCGCTTGAACAAAGGGAAAAGCTTGAACAGCTCAGGCTGCTGGACAACGGAATATCCATCCATGTCACGGTTACAGGACACTCCTGCCATGGAGTCGACCGCCCGGATGACTTGGATACAGCCATAAAGATTCTTAAGAGGGAACAAATATGA